In Thermodesulfobacteriota bacterium, the genomic stretch GGTTTATCATTCAAAACCATAAGACAAATCATCCACACTTTGACCTCAGTCTGGAAATAGATGGAGCCCGGATGACCTGGATTCTTCCCAAGAGAGTTCCGATTAAAGGCCGCGAGATAAGATTAGCCATAAAAGATAAGGCAGAAAGGCCGAGCTCTTTTGATTATAATACGGTTGTGGATGACGGATACGGAATGGGGGAGGCGGAGGTATGGGATACCGGAACTTATGAGATAACCAGTAAGAATAAATCAAAGATAGAATTCGAGGCAAAAGGCGAAAAATTTGCCGGAAAGTTTATTCTTCTGCTACCGAGCTGGGGGAGATGGTATAAGAAGAGATTGTGGACTTTGATCAAAATATAGTAGTCCCTTGATGATTGAGCACATGGTTTTCTTAGAATCAAATTAAAATCCACTTTGACATACCAGGATTCGATAGCTAATCTTAAAAGGTTTAAAATATTAGCATGCGTGTCAGCATATTATTGGCTTTTTTCTTAATCCTACATCTTTTACTTCCCTCGCTGGCTAAACCCGAAGAACTGAGAAGCGACCTCACAGTTATGGAGGCGATGCAGGAGGAGCTAAACCGCT encodes the following:
- a CDS encoding DNA polymerase ligase N-terminal domain-containing protein, which gives rise to MSGMQLRFIIQNHKTNHPHFDLSLEIDGARMTWILPKRVPIKGREIRLAIKDKAERPSSFDYNTVVDDGYGMGEAEVWDTGTYEITSKNKSKIEFEAKGEKFAGKFILLLPSWGRWYKKRLWTLIKI